In Corynebacterium sp. P4-C1, the sequence CGTCGGCGGGGCGGCGTGCGTGCACTGCCGTCCGCCTGGCTCCTTCGATGTCCAGGAGGACACCCTGCACATCATGTGGCTGCTCGCCGGGGGCTACCGCGGCGCGGCGGAGCAGAAGCTGACTGAGACGACGGCAATTCAGGTGCACCGGCTATCCACCGCCCACCTGCAGTTCAATGTGGAATCGGCCGTGTCTTCGCTGAAGATCATGGAGCAGGCATAATGGGCGGGGTGAGCACCATCCCCGATATCCCCTGCGAGTTCATTCCCCGACACATTGCCATGGTCATGGACGGCAACGGCCGTTGGGCGCAGGAACGCGGCATGCCGCGCACCGAAGGCCACCGTGTCGGCGAGAAGGTGCTGATGAACATGGTCGACGCGGCTATTGAGCTCGGCGGGGTCGAATGGCTCTCCGCCTACACGTTCTCCACGGAGAATTGGCGGCGCAGCGCGGAGGAAGTCCGCTTCCTCATGGGCTTTTCCCGGGACATCATGCGTGCAGAGCGCGACCAGCTGCACGAGAAGAATGTGCGCATCGTGTGGGTGGGCCGGCGCCCGCGCCTGTGGCGCTCGGTCATCCGTGAGCTGGAAGCGGCCGAGGAACTGACCAAGAACAACACGGGCCTGACGCTCGCTATGTGCATCAATTACGGCGGCAGGGCCGAGCTTGTCGACGCCGCGCGTTCGCTCGTCCAGGCGGCCTCCCGCGGGGAGATCAAGGCGGGCCAGATCAACGAGAAGACGCTCGCCGAGTTCCTGTACCGCCCTGATATGCCGGACGTGGATTTGTTCCTCCGCCCGTCGGGTGAGCAGCGCACCTCGAATTTCCTGCTGTGGCAGTCGGCGTACGCGGAGATGGTGTACCGGGACATCCTCTGGCCAGATTTCACTGCCGATGATTTGTACGATGCGGTGCTGGAATACGCCAAGCGCGACCGCAGGTTCGGAGGTGTGAAATGACAGGGACCGCACCGGTGCAGCAACCCACCCGCAGCCAAATCCGCAAGTGGCGCCAGTACTTGGCCAACGAGCGGGCTGAGGCGGCCACCTACCGCGAGCTGGCGAAGAAGCGGGAGGGGGATGAGCGCGAGATCCTCGAGGAGATCGCTGAAGCGGAATCGCGCCACGAGAAATACTGGCGCGACAAGCTCGGCCCGGAAGTGGGAATGCCCATCAAGCCGGACCTGCACACGCGCTTCATGTCGTTCATGGCGCGCAATGTGTCGCCCGTTTTCGCCCTGGCCTTGATGCAGACCTCGGAGCAGCGTTCCCCGTACCTCGACGACGAGGACGCCTCCGACGAGATCGCGGCGGATGAGGCGATGCATGCGGAGGTCGTCCGCGCGCTGGCCTCTCAAGGCCGGGAGAAGCTCTCCGGGTCCTTCCGTGCGGCAGTCTTCGGCGCGAATGACGGTCTGGTCTCCAACGTCGCGCTCGTGCTCGGCGTGATGGGTTCCGGAGTGTCCTCGAATTTCATCTTGCTCACCGGCATTTCCGGTCTGCTAGCGGGCGCCCTGTCGATGGCGGCGGGCGAGTACGTCTCGGTGAAATCGCAGGCGGAGCTTCTCGACGCATCGACGCCCGCCCCCGAGGCCCGCGACCTGCTGCCGAAACTGGACGTGAACCAGAACGAGCTCGCCTTGGTCTACCGCGCACGCGGGATGAGCGCCGAAGAAGCCGACACCCAGGCGAAGAACGTGTTCTGGTCCATGATGACGGGGCACCAGCACCACCACGTCGAGGACGGGTTGGAACCGGAGGACACCGATGCCAGCGGCGCTTGGTCGGCGGCGATCGCGTCGTTCGTCTTCTTCGCCACCGGCGCTTTCATCCCGATCATCCCGTTCCTGTTCGGCGCCAGCCCGCGCCTAGGTGCGATCGTGGCGTTGATTCTCGTGTCCGGGGCGTTGCTGATCACCGGTGGAATCACTGGGCTGCTCTCCGGAAAGAAACCTGCGCTGAGGGCGTTCAGGCAGCTGGTGATCGGACTCGGTGCTGCTTTGGTGACGTACCTGCTCGGCGCGCTCTTCGGCTCGGTGGTGGGCGCTTAACGCTTCCTGCAGGTCCCGCAGACACCGAAGATCTCGGCGTCGTGGCCGCTGAGCTCGAAGCCGTATTTCTCGGCGGTTTGCTTCGCCCATTCTTCGACTGGGCCGCCGTCGATCTCCTCGCTCCGTCCGCAGTTCGTGCACACCAGGTGGTGGTGGTGACGGTCAGTCAAGCAATGACGGTAGAGGGTCTCGCCGGTGTCGGAGTTGAGCGCGTCGACTGCGCCGACCTCGGTGAGTGTCTGCAACGTGCGGTAGACTGTGGTCAGGCCGACCTTCTGGCCGCGGTCGGTGAGTTCCCGGTGGATGGACTGGGCCGAAGCGAATCGGTCGATTTCCTGGAGCACGTCGACGACGGCGCTGCGCTGGCGCGTGTTGCGCGCTCCGATTTTCGGGGTCTCGTTCCTTGCCGGGCGGGTAGTCATGCCCTCCACCATATTGCTTATGAGTGTGGAGGTGCAGAGGTGTCCGGTGCAAGACCCGGATCGGTTTCTGGAGTGCAGTCCGGCAGGGGCCCGAATGCGGCGGCCGCGCCTGCGCTGTTCGAGGCGTCGATGAAGTCCGGGGAGGGTTTCCGGCGGGCAGCGAGCTCGTCCTCCGGTGCCTCATCAGCGCGTTCCGTGAGCAAGGAGATGGATTCGAGGGTGGGGATGATGCCGGGGACGGCGAGCCGGTACACCACCTCGCGGCCGGAGCGGGTGGCCTCCACGAGGCCCGCGTTCTTGAGCACCCGCAAATGCTGGCTCACGAGCGGCTGGGACTTGTCCAGGATGCGCACGAGTTCGTGCACGACGTGATCGCGGGTGTTCAGCAGAAGAAGAACATGCAGGCGCAAGGGAGAGTCGAGTGCGCTGATGACCTCCGCGGTACGGCTCAATTTGTCCGCGGGCCACGTCGTGGGGTCGCTCATCTTCCTCGTCGTCTCCAGGTGTGCAGAAAACTTAGATTGTCGCTTTAGTTTAATAAGAAGGTGTCCTAGTTTTCAGCTAGGCCCCAGAAAAAACGGGATGATCGCTTGTTTTTTGAGGAAAGAAAGACGCTTTGCTTTGCCGCTGGCCGCCACGCCTGTGTTTCCGGCGACCGGCTACACTTGTTCCCGTTGACGTAACGAACGAGTTACCCGAGTTATTCAGGAGAGTTGAACTACCCATGGCTTCGACCGTGATCGATACCGTTGTGAACCTGTGTAAGCGCCGCGGCTTGGTGTACCCAGCCGGTGAGATTTACGGCGGCACCCGGTCCGCATGGGATTACGGTCCGCTGGGAGTGGAGCTGAAAGAGAACCTAAAGCGCCAGTGGTGGAAGCACATGGTCCAGTCGCGCAACGATGTCGTCGGCGTGGACACCTCCATCATCCTCCCGCGCCAGGTGTGGGTCGCCTCCGGCCACGTCGATGTGTTCACCGACCCGCTGGTTGAGTCCCTGTACACCCACAAGCGCTACCGCGCCGACCACCTGCTCGAGGCGTACGAAGAGAAGCACGGCCACCCGCCGGCAAACGGCCTGGCCGACATCAACGACCCGGAGACCGGCCAGCCGGGCAACTGGACGGAGCCGCGCGAATTCTCCGGCCTGATGAAGACGTACCTGGGTCCAGTCGACGACAAGGAAGGCCTGCACTACATGCGCCCGGAGACGGCGCAGGGCATCTTCGTGAACTTCAAGAACGTCATGACCTCGGCGCGTATGAAGCCGCCGTTCGGCATCGCGAACACCGGCAAGTCTTTCCGCAATGAGATCACGCCGGGCAACTTCATCTTCCGCACTCGTGAGTTCGAGCAGATGGAGATGGAATTCTTCGTCAAGCCGGGCGAGGACGAGAAGTGGCACCAGTACTGGATCGACGACCGCCACCAGTGGTACATTGACCTGGGCATCAACCCGGACAACCTGCGTCTCTACGAGCACCCGCAGGAGAAGCTGTCGCACTACTCCAAGCGCACCGTGGACATCGAGTACGCCTTCGGCTTCCAGGGCTCCAAGTGGGGCGAGCTGGAGGGCGTGGCTAACCGCACCGACTACGACCTGAAAACCCACGCGGAGGGCTCCGGCGAGGACTTGAGCTTCTTCGACCAGGAGACCAACGAGCGCTGGATCCCGTACTGCATCGAGCCAGCTGCCGGTCTCGGCCGCGCGATGATGGCTTTTCTTATCGACGCCTACCACGAGGACGAGGCCCCGAACGCCAAGGGCGGCGTGGACAAGCGCGTCGTGCTCAAGCTCGACCGACGTCTCGCACCGGTGAAGGTGGCTGTGCTCCCGCTGTCCAAGAAGCCGGAGCTGTCCGGCCCGGCGCAGGAGCTGGCGGACACGCTGCGCCAGCACTGGAATGTCGACTACGACACTTCCGGCGCCATCGGTCGCCGCTACCGCCGCCAGGACGAGATTGGCACCCCGTTCTGCGTCACCTACGACTTCGACTCGCTGGAGGACGGCGCTGTGACCGTACGCGAGCGCGACACCATGGAGCAGGAGCGCGTCAAGATCGATGAGCTTGAGTCCTACCTGGCCGCACGCTTGATCGGCTGCTAGGGGCAAAAGACCATGCACTACGTCAGCTGGGACCGCGCGGACCGCGAAGCCCCCGTCCTGCTCGTCGAGGAAGGGCCGGCCGCGTTGGCGAAGTTCACGCACGCGAACGCCGAGCTCACGTCGGGCGAGGTGTGGGAGCTGGTGACCACCCCGGAAGGTGGCGCCGTGGCTCAGCAGGACGGCCGCGAGGTCGTCCGCGCGGAGGGCTCCCTGCGCCGCGACAAGCAGATCCCGGTCACCGTTGAGGGCCGCCGCTACGTGCTCGTTGCGGAGACGTCCAAGAACTGGATCATCGACGACGCGAACGGGGAGAAGATCGGCCAATTCACCTCCGATCACAACGGTGTGCGGCGTTCCATCCTCGAATTCGAGGGAGAAACGGCGCTGAACCCGGTCGACGTCATCGCCCTCGCCTGGGTCAGCCGCCTCGTGCTGGAGGCGCGGAAGATGATCAACTCGACCGCGTTGATCGGCTTCCTGGTCTTCCTCAGCGTGTTCATCGTTCTCGTCTGGCTCATCGGGCCGAGGTAGAACATGGCGGGTGCGGTGAAAGCAGTGTGGGAAAAAGCGGCTCTCGTCGCTGAGAGCGGCACAGTCATCGCCGCAGTCACCGCCGGGAACGAACTGGTGGCAGACGGAACAAAGATTTCCGTCTCCCACACAGCCGGCGCGCTGCGCTGGGAAGTCTCCGGCGCAGCGGCGGAGGAAGACTTCCAGATCCGCATGCGCGGGCTGGGCACAGGCACGCTGACCGCGCAATGCGGCCCGCGCCGCTACACCGCGCAGCGTGACGGCACCTTCAGCACGAAACGGTCCATCGTCAACGAAGAGGGGGAGCTCGTCGCACGCACCGCGCCCCGCAACGGGACAGAACTGCACGTCGAGCTTTACGACGCAGCCCCCGTCGCCGACCTCGCCTTCATCACCTGGGCGCTGACCCTCATGGACACACCAGGGCGCAGGACGAAGATCTAGCCGGGGCTAGAAGCTGCCGCCGCGGCCGTCCATGCCGCCGGCGAACCCGCCTCCGCCACCGCCACCACCGCTGAAGCCGCCGCCTCCGCCGCCAAAGCCGCCGCCGAAACCACCCCCGCCGGAGAGCAGTGAGCCCCAGATGATGGCGTTGGCCATACTGTTCATCGACTGGTTGGTCTGCTGGCGGCGGTAGTGGTTGATATCGCCCTCCGCGCTGCTCACCGCTTGGCGGGCGGTGTTGGTGGCGCTGCGCGCGGAATCAATCGCGCCGCGGGTGTCCTTGACACGGTTGTTCTGGGCTTCCGCGTACTGGCGGCCGGCCTCCGCCAACAGCGCGCGTGCCTGGGAGCCGATGATCCGGCCGTGGGACTGGATGAGGTCCTGGGCGCCCTGAATCTGCGCCGCCGCGACCTGGAGCTGCTGGTCGAGGATCTGGAGCTGGCGCTGCTGATCGCTGGCGGCGCCGCGGGCGGTGTCAATCTCGGCGTCGATATCCGCGTCCAGCTCCGTCAACTCCGTGTACAGGGCGAGGGGATCGGTCTGCTCGCGGTTGCCCATGGCGCCGAGCTCCCTGCGAGCACGGTCGGCGACGGCATCGAGGGCGGTGACGTCGATACGCGCGCCCGTGCTGCGCTCGGCCTTGAGCCGCTCAATATCGTCGAGCTCGTCCTTGATCTCCTGGACTAGGGCGGGCAGGTTGGTGCGCGCCGTCTGGATATTTGTGTCCGCGTGCTCGATCGACGCGAGATTCGTGTCCGCGACATCGACGGCGTGCTTCGCGGCGCGCAACACATCCACGAGAGCGCCCTGCTTGCCCGCCGGCTGGCCGGCGAGACTGCGCGCCTCCTCGATCTGCCGCTCGGCCTCGTCGATGGATTCGGAAGCGATGTCCGTGTTGTGGCTGATGGACTCCAGAAGCTGCTCTGAATAGCGGGACCGCAAATCCTCGAGCGTGCTGCGCGCGGGCTCAATGCGGGCGCGCAGGTCGACCGTGCGCTGGAAAATTCCGTCGATCTCGCTGTCGGCGCGCATGAGCACATTGCGCATGTCCTGAAACTCCTGGCTCTTGTCCCGCAGAGCCTGCTCCGCCTTGCCACAGGAGGAAATGATGTCGATGAGCATGGCACGCTTATCGGGCTCGGTCTCCGGGATCGAGTCGTAGAGCCGGTGGTGGGTCGTGAACGCGCGCTGAAGCGCGGACGTCGCCTCGTTCATCGCGGCCGTGAACGGGCGGACGCGCTCAGCACCGAACTCGGCGTTGGCGACCTGGAGCTCCTCCTTGCCCACGCGGATCGACTCGTCGGTGTCCACCAGAGCATCCTGGGCGAGCTGTTCCAGGGTGTGCGTGGGCAGACGGCCCAGGGACTCGGTGTCGCCTGGGGCCAGCTCGCGTGCCGACGACAGCTGCTCCTCATCCCGCTTCCTGTTCCGGTTCCGGCCGTAGAGCCAGAAGCCGCCGCCGGCGAGCGCCGCCGCGCCCACACCGCCGGCGACGAATGCCGCACCCTCACCGTCGGAGGAGCCGTTGACAGCGTTGATGGCGTCCAGGCCCGCCGCCCCGTAGTTCTTGTTCGTCAACTGGCTGTACGCCGCGTCGGACATCTTGTCTACGTCGCCAGCCGCCCACTGGGAACCGGCGTTGACGTTGTACTTGCCCTCCTCAGGCGAAATCGCGATCACCGCGGTATTAGGGCCTTTGTCCGTGACAGCCTCGCGCACCCACGTCGCCGGGTCCTCGCCGCCGAAGGATGACAGGTACACCACATACGCGTTGAGCTTCTTCGACTCCTTCAGCTTCGCGATGGCGTCCTCGATCTCCGCCTTCTCCCCGCCAGAGAGCACGCCAGCCTCGTCGACGACGTTGTCCTTCAGCTCAGTCGGAGCCATCTGCGTCAGCACAGAATCTGTCACAGCCAACGCCTGGGGAGCGGCGGACAAAGCGACGCCGCCGGCGAGCAGCGGGGCGGCCAGGGCAATACGGAGATAGCGCGGAGTCATGGGCACAAGAGTACCCGTGGGCGCGTGGTAGCCGTGGGTTTACGCGATTCCCGTCTAGGCTCGATGGCGCTATGACGTACCAGTATGATTCGGCGGATCTCGCCCGCCGCGTGGTGGAGGGGGAGAAGGGCTCCCAACTCACCCGCATGCAGGAGCACCGCGATGCTTTCGCCCGCGACCGCGCCCGCGTGCTGCACTCGGCGGCGCTGCGTCGCCTAGCGGACAAAACCCAGGTTGTCGGGCCGCGCGACGGAGACACCCCGCGCACCCGCCTGACGCACTCGCTGGAAGTCGCCCAAATTTCCCGCAGTATCGGCATGGGACTGGGACTCAATCCCGACCTATGCGAAATGGCCGGCCTCACCCACGACATCGGGCACCCGCCGTACGGGCACAACGGGGAGGTGGCGCTCGACGAGCTCGCCGCCGGCTGCGGCGGCTTCGAAGGCAACGCCCAGACCCTGCGCATTCTGTCCCGCCTCGAGCCGAAAGTCCTGGACGGCGGGCAGTCCTTCGGCCTCAACCTCACCCGGGCGGCACTCGACGCCGCGTGCAAATACCCGCGCACACGCACCAACCCGGACGGGACGATCAGCCGGAAATACGGGGCCTACGACGAAGACGCCGAGGTTCTGGCGTGGCTCCGTGAGGGGCACACGGACGATCTGCCGCCGATGGAAGCGCAGGTGATGGACTGCTCCGACGACATCGCCTACAGCGTCCATGACGTGGAGGACGGAATCGTCTCCGGCCGCGTCGACCTCAAGGTGCTGTGGGACCTCGTCGAGCTGGCCGCGCTCGCAGCTAAAGGGGCGGCGGCGTTCGGGGGAACGGCAGACGAGCTTATCGACGCCGCCGCCCGCCTCCGCTCCCTCCCCATCGTCTGCGCCGCCGCGGATTTCGACTTCTCGCTCACCGGCTACGTCACCTTGAAGAAGATGACCTCCGAGCTGGTCGGACGCTACGTTGCCGCCGTTATCACCGCGACGAAGGAGGCCAATCCGTTCCCCGTCGGACGCATGCACGGCGAACTGGTCGTCCCGCCGGAGGCGGAGGCAGAAGTACGGCTACTCAAGACTGTGGCTGTGCTCTACGTCATGGACATGCCATCCCATATCGCGCGGCAGGACCGGCAGCGCAGCCGCATCGTGCGCGTCTACGACTACCTGAATGCCGGCGCTCCCGGAGCTTTGGACACCATGTTCGCCGCCTGGTGGCACGAAGCCGACTCGGAAGCAGCCCGCCAGCGCGTGATCATCGATCAGATTGCCTCCATGACCGAGTCCCGCCTCGAGCGCACGGCGAAAAAGACCGCTTCCTTGGACGGGTACCTCTAGGTCAGAATGAAAGGTCCCGGCGACGTAGCCGCCGTGCCCCGAGCACCTCACCTACGAACCCCTCCGGGTCGGCCTCGATTTCCCGGGTAGTGAAGTGGAGCTTGCGGTATCCGCGCGCCGCAGCCCACCGGTCGCGCTTCCGCAGGTTCCGGGCAAGCATCCGCCCGTGCGGTTCTTCTTCGAGCTCACGGAACAGTGGGTCCTCGTCGACCGCGATGACTAAGTCATTGCCGGCTAGGAGAACGGCGTGCCCCATTTCATCGAGTTCGCAGTTGATGCGGACCCGGACAGGGGAGTCGAGAAGAAGCGAATACGCGAGCAGGTACCGGTAGGACTTCAGCTCCTTGGCGGTGTGCGGAAGCGACGCGGCCATCCGCTTCCGGTTCGGGTGAAGCGGCCCTTCGAAATCCCGTGCATAAGCAGAAATCCCCTCCGCCGTCAGTCCGCGCTCGAGCAACCAGCCCGCCGCGAGCCACGCATTCGAATTCTGCCGCAGCCGGCACATATCCAGGTACGTCCGCAGCGGATCCGTCACGCGCACGCCGTCGAGCTCCTCGATTTCCTCCTCCCGGAGCTTCATGGACTTGAACCGCACACCATGGGGCAGCATGCTTTTCGACGGCTGGTACCCCGACGGCAGTGCAAACAACACCGAGTGGTCCTTCGGCGGGATGAACCACATGCCCCATTGCGCGGCCGCCCAGGGGCCGACTAACACCGCCTTCCGCGATTCCTGCGAGGCTGCGGCTCCCCGCACCACCAACTGGCGTCTCAGGCCGAGGCTGCGGAACCACTCGGCCGCGACTGCGCTGGTCGGCGAGATCTGGCGGAGATTAGGGGGAAGGTTCCCTGTACCCTTTCGTGAAACCTGAATCCGTTCGCGGATAAACCTCTGGCGAATCTCCCGAACGTCCTGTTTAGCAAAGCTTTCCCAATCCCGACCCCCAGCCATGTCTCCTGTTTACCCCGGATGAATTCAGGATTCTCTCCAAAACCCGATAAAAGGACCGATATTGCGCACTGAAATGCGCAATATCGGCCCGTTTTCACCTTCTGGAATCAGGTTTTAGGCAACGGTGCTGATGCACTACCCAGGGTGCTCTGTTTCTCAGAGAGCGGAAAGGGGAAGGACAGCGGGCAGGTGCGCTCTACATGTGTGTCAGTGCCACGCCTTCGCAGGTGAACACGTGTAGAAGTTGGTCGCCGAGATCCCTGGGTACGCGCCAATCCGTGACGATGACTCGATCCACCCGCGTTTCGCGCAGAAGGTCGGCGAGGGCATCGAGGTTACGCGGCACCGGACGGGTCGGGGTGTTCTCCTCCACTTCTCGGGAGTCGTAGACGGCGTCGATGATCGCGGTTCCGAGGTCCTCGACTGAGTGGATGGGCCGAGTGACGC encodes:
- a CDS encoding deoxyguanosinetriphosphate triphosphohydrolase, with amino-acid sequence MTYQYDSADLARRVVEGEKGSQLTRMQEHRDAFARDRARVLHSAALRRLADKTQVVGPRDGDTPRTRLTHSLEVAQISRSIGMGLGLNPDLCEMAGLTHDIGHPPYGHNGEVALDELAAGCGGFEGNAQTLRILSRLEPKVLDGGQSFGLNLTRAALDAACKYPRTRTNPDGTISRKYGAYDEDAEVLAWLREGHTDDLPPMEAQVMDCSDDIAYSVHDVEDGIVSGRVDLKVLWDLVELAALAAKGAAAFGGTADELIDAAARLRSLPIVCAAADFDFSLTGYVTLKKMTSELVGRYVAAVITATKEANPFPVGRMHGELVVPPEAEAEVRLLKTVAVLYVMDMPSHIARQDRQRSRIVRVYDYLNAGAPGALDTMFAAWWHEADSEAARQRVIIDQIASMTESRLERTAKKTASLDGYL
- a CDS encoding helix-turn-helix transcriptional regulator — encoded protein: MSDPTTWPADKLSRTAEVISALDSPLRLHVLLLLNTRDHVVHELVRILDKSQPLVSQHLRVLKNAGLVEATRSGREVVYRLAVPGIIPTLESISLLTERADEAPEDELAARRKPSPDFIDASNSAGAAAAFGPLPDCTPETDPGLAPDTSAPPHS
- a CDS encoding TPM domain-containing protein, translated to MTPRYLRIALAAPLLAGGVALSAAPQALAVTDSVLTQMAPTELKDNVVDEAGVLSGGEKAEIEDAIAKLKESKKLNAYVVYLSSFGGEDPATWVREAVTDKGPNTAVIAISPEEGKYNVNAGSQWAAGDVDKMSDAAYSQLTNKNYGAAGLDAINAVNGSSDGEGAAFVAGGVGAAALAGGGFWLYGRNRNRKRDEEQLSSARELAPGDTESLGRLPTHTLEQLAQDALVDTDESIRVGKEELQVANAEFGAERVRPFTAAMNEATSALQRAFTTHHRLYDSIPETEPDKRAMLIDIISSCGKAEQALRDKSQEFQDMRNVLMRADSEIDGIFQRTVDLRARIEPARSTLEDLRSRYSEQLLESISHNTDIASESIDEAERQIEEARSLAGQPAGKQGALVDVLRAAKHAVDVADTNLASIEHADTNIQTARTNLPALVQEIKDELDDIERLKAERSTGARIDVTALDAVADRARRELGAMGNREQTDPLALYTELTELDADIDAEIDTARGAASDQQRQLQILDQQLQVAAAQIQGAQDLIQSHGRIIGSQARALLAEAGRQYAEAQNNRVKDTRGAIDSARSATNTARQAVSSAEGDINHYRRQQTNQSMNSMANAIIWGSLLSGGGGFGGGFGGGGGGFSGGGGGGGGFAGGMDGRGGSF
- a CDS encoding isoprenyl transferase, producing the protein MGGVSTIPDIPCEFIPRHIAMVMDGNGRWAQERGMPRTEGHRVGEKVLMNMVDAAIELGGVEWLSAYTFSTENWRRSAEEVRFLMGFSRDIMRAERDQLHEKNVRIVWVGRRPRLWRSVIRELEAAEELTKNNTGLTLAMCINYGGRAELVDAARSLVQAASRGEIKAGQINEKTLAEFLYRPDMPDVDLFLRPSGEQRTSNFLLWQSAYAEMVYRDILWPDFTADDLYDAVLEYAKRDRRFGGVK
- a CDS encoding glycine--tRNA ligase — encoded protein: MASTVIDTVVNLCKRRGLVYPAGEIYGGTRSAWDYGPLGVELKENLKRQWWKHMVQSRNDVVGVDTSIILPRQVWVASGHVDVFTDPLVESLYTHKRYRADHLLEAYEEKHGHPPANGLADINDPETGQPGNWTEPREFSGLMKTYLGPVDDKEGLHYMRPETAQGIFVNFKNVMTSARMKPPFGIANTGKSFRNEITPGNFIFRTREFEQMEMEFFVKPGEDEKWHQYWIDDRHQWYIDLGINPDNLRLYEHPQEKLSHYSKRTVDIEYAFGFQGSKWGELEGVANRTDYDLKTHAEGSGEDLSFFDQETNERWIPYCIEPAAGLGRAMMAFLIDAYHEDEAPNAKGGVDKRVVLKLDRRLAPVKVAVLPLSKKPELSGPAQELADTLRQHWNVDYDTSGAIGRRYRRQDEIGTPFCVTYDFDSLEDGAVTVRERDTMEQERVKIDELESYLAARLIGC
- a CDS encoding VIT1/CCC1 transporter family protein, translated to MTGTAPVQQPTRSQIRKWRQYLANERAEAATYRELAKKREGDEREILEEIAEAESRHEKYWRDKLGPEVGMPIKPDLHTRFMSFMARNVSPVFALALMQTSEQRSPYLDDEDASDEIAADEAMHAEVVRALASQGREKLSGSFRAAVFGANDGLVSNVALVLGVMGSGVSSNFILLTGISGLLAGALSMAAGEYVSVKSQAELLDASTPAPEARDLLPKLDVNQNELALVYRARGMSAEEADTQAKNVFWSMMTGHQHHHVEDGLEPEDTDASGAWSAAIASFVFFATGAFIPIIPFLFGASPRLGAIVALILVSGALLITGGITGLLSGKKPALRAFRQLVIGLGAALVTYLLGALFGSVVGA
- a CDS encoding Fur family transcriptional regulator; translated protein: MTTRPARNETPKIGARNTRQRSAVVDVLQEIDRFASAQSIHRELTDRGQKVGLTTVYRTLQTLTEVGAVDALNSDTGETLYRHCLTDRHHHHLVCTNCGRSEEIDGGPVEEWAKQTAEKYGFELSGHDAEIFGVCGTCRKR